The sequence GTCACATGCATCCTTAATGATGCAGTTTCTTTTGTGAATATtgtgactttaaataatttttattggaaTTAAATACACTGGTACCTATACAGGTGCCTATCACATGGCACAGAGTACTTACTTACACAATCACTAACTTTACTTGTGTGGACGAGATGCAAGGGTACATTACGCCAGCGGGGACTGATACTGGCTCTTGCCTCTTGGAGACCGGGCTTAACTATCATAGGAGGTACGACATCAAAAAATACTAACACAAATGAAGAACAAGAAGCTAACGAGTTCTTTGAAATTATAAACGAGTTGTGAATCAACATGATAAGTTATAAATAtactttttatatataatatatcgaTTTCATGTATTGACAGTTAAACcttagtgtttttttattaatcttatgAACTATTTTTAGTATAATCTTTTTATTCAAAGCTTTCTTATTGAAAAATGCaggtaaattaattaaataaatttttaaaatggcaatatgtaaatacatttttaataaatccaTTATGCTATGCAATAAAATATTCAAACTGTAATTGTAtgaattgattaaaaattttataatgttcGAAGTTAGGGTTTTTAGTCTGAATACAGGGAATTTTAAAATAGGTTTGGAGGAAAAGATCTCAGCCCGTTGGCAACACTTATTCAAACAATCAACAGCCGGGCATAATCTTTTGaggttaatgttttattattaactaTAAATTTACCGGCGGAAATTTGGATAAAATACATCGAATAAAATGGAAGAAAATGATACTGATCGTAAGGTAtatgaaaaacataaataataggCACGAAATATGTtgagattatatatttttttaacataacattgaaaatgtatttatattaaaaaagaaaatattaataattaattattgaacaTAAGTAATTTTCCtgggaataaaaatatttttaaaattttttttggaaggctGTAGGGGGTTTAATGaaaaatagttgtatttttattacaGATTGCCGTGGATAACGCTGTTCAGTATTTGAATTTGTGATAATATAATCCAGCATTTACACtaatttttggtattttaaatgtatttaactaAACCTAATCCAACCAACTGTTCAAACAATTTGCAGTTTTTTAGTATAGGAAACATAACCGTACTTGCTGTTTAAAGGCTTGtacagtaatttttaatgtagttaaccaaTATGTAAACAACTTAGGTAATATTTGGATATCACAGCTTCTGagattggaaagaaaaaaatcggaaaacatggttttcttACACTACACACACATCTAAATTTTCTCTGAAGGGATGGCTTTGTAATttctactagtttgtgaaaaaattaaatttttatatctaaaattacaatacctgtgcttttataTTGCCGTCGCTATTCATAGTTTACCCATGAAAAgtaggaatatatgttttccgTATACATTCCAAGAACGTTCCTACCTACTCGAAAGACCCTACTTTAGAGGGCTCTTTATAGTTTCTTTTCTCATCTTCAAACTTTATCAACACACCCTGgaaaaaacaactttaaatattaaattaattttaggtgctaccaattatttatttgtgcctaaaaatattgttcagccacaaaatattatgatttttctGTGTTATTcacataacaattttttataacttttaatatattCACTCTGTCATCATAGGAGTGGTCTCATTCAActcagaaacaaaacaaaataaaatatacctcACTTGACCTGCTTTGTGCAAATTATTTTGCACATCTCCTCACCATCCATTTTCAACCCCTCAGGCAATTTGGGCAGACTCTCCAGATCTAGATTCCTACTGCCAATGCAAATTTACGACTGAAGTTTCAtggatgtaaattattattattttttttggtttatttttttctgtactatCATGGAAGAAGACAAGTTTTCTTATGCCTTTTCAAAGCATTAAGGTTCGGTTGCACACTCCATGTTAATTGATTggtttttttgtcatttatattatttaaggaCTATCGCGTGTAAATGTATCACAATAGTTCTCCTGCATATTCTGCTTAGTTTCTAGTTTCATCACCAGATGTTTACTCACGTGTTATCAGATAGCAGTGAAATAAGAGGCCtgcaagaattttaaaaaaattttattcattaataattttgcattCAATTAGACTTTCCAaatcagataatttttttaatactgataTATTTTTTGCTGTGTACAATGTGCTGAAgttagatttaaatttattattttggaagtacgccattgctggttttcgtAGTgagtcatagagaaaccacaagaatggacaagagaGATGGAattcacaaacacacagaaaacaaacccaAATCTGGCAATGTCAAacgttaaatgcatagacagcgcAGAGAATTCCTTTGAAGAAATTAATCAGAACAATGTCACAGCATCGTTGAACACTGTGGACTGACAACAGTGTGACGGTTGCAACAGAAATAGTAAATACAGATGAACAACAACTATGTACAACACAGGGACACATAGAGGAATCCGAAGATGAtaataaacagataatctggacaatatAGTGATCCACATGCAAATTCTCTGTGGTGTCTTTACATTTGACATTggatgattttggcttgtttcctgTAACGTTCTTGGAATGTATAcggaaaacatatattcctacTTTTTATGGGTAAACTATGAATGGCGACGGCAAtataaaagcacaggtattgtaatgttagatattaaaatttaattttttcacaaactagtagacATTTCAAAGCCATCCCTTCAGAGAAAATTTAGAGGCGTGTGTAGTGTaagaaaaccatgttttccgatttttttctttccaatctCAGAAGCTATGATATCCGAGTATTACCAAAGTTGTTTACACATTggttacctacattaaaaattcatattttggTATTCATATTTCTTTGTCCAATCTCTGGGGTTTCtgtatgacatacagtgcaaactagcaactGTGCATGTCCAAAATTAATGATTTGAATCAATCTTCCCCCCGTTGCAGAAATCATTCAAAGGATGTATTGCTGAAGACAGTTTCGTTGTTTGCTTGCAGACGTACATGCTGTTCGGGAGGGACGTGTCCCAGATCCCCTGCTTCCGGGACTCGTACCTGTACGGCATATCCGGAGGCCTGGGCGCGGGCCTGCTGTTCTTCCTGTTCACGAGCAGGATCCGGATGGCAACGCACGTCGGGTTTGGATCATTTGTTGGGATCACACTGTCATACTGGTAAGACGCGCTTTGGGGGAAGTGAGCGGGTGTTTATTGTGTGGAAAGACAGACAGCTTTGGGGAAGTGAGTGGGTGTTTATTGTGTGGAAGGACAGACAGCTTTGGGGAAGTGAGTGGGTGTTTATTGTGTGGAAGGACAGACAGCTTTGGGGAAGTGAGTGGGTGTTTATTGTGTGGAAGGACAGACAGCTTTGGGGAAGTGAGTGGGTGTTTATTGTGTGGAA comes from Bacillus rossius redtenbacheri isolate Brsri chromosome 18, Brsri_v3, whole genome shotgun sequence and encodes:
- the LOC134541148 gene encoding cytochrome c oxidase assembly protein COX20, mitochondrial; the encoded protein is MEENDTDRKTYMLFGRDVSQIPCFRDSYLYGISGGLGAGLLFFLFTSRIRMATHVGFGSFVGITLSYWAYCRYTRSVSDQNLQLLKQAMDRKLMYEGTAVEEQIEGIKKTDP